The Candidatus Nanohalovita haloferacivicina genome has a window encoding:
- a CDS encoding MBL fold metallo-hydrolase, with protein sequence MKVEILGNVQDAGVPHLECDCDVCEAARKDARKGKRVASILLKENSDNDSVRYLVDATPDVRYQIKGDYLDGVFISHGQLGHITGLLDFGEEGCDKNSLPVYVTDKTRNFIERNDPYRLLVDKGNVELMDFNDGETLDLQGAEIEAREAEHSRLNTDTTSFMIKGPEKTLFYMSDIHAWTDETLESVKEADIAIVDGTFWNEEEIDRYEEVPHPVMKETMHKTEDWDTEIYFTHLNHTNPALRPDSEERQEIKERGFGVVEEGQEFEI encoded by the coding sequence TTGAAAGTTGAAATACTAGGAAATGTTCAGGACGCGGGAGTTCCGCATCTTGAATGTGATTGCGATGTTTGTGAAGCTGCCAGAAAAGATGCTAGAAAAGGGAAGAGAGTGGCTTCTATTCTACTGAAGGAGAATTCCGATAACGATTCTGTAAGATATCTTGTTGATGCAACTCCTGACGTCAGATACCAGATTAAAGGAGACTACCTTGACGGCGTATTCATCAGTCACGGCCAGCTAGGGCACATCACAGGACTACTGGATTTCGGCGAGGAAGGCTGTGATAAGAACAGTCTGCCGGTCTACGTCACCGATAAGACCAGGAACTTCATTGAGAGGAACGATCCTTACCGACTTCTGGTCGACAAAGGAAACGTTGAACTGATGGATTTCAACGACGGCGAAACACTTGATCTTCAGGGCGCAGAGATAGAGGCCCGCGAAGCAGAACACAGCCGACTAAACACAGATACTACAAGCTTCATGATCAAAGGCCCAGAAAAAACACTTTTCTACATGTCCGATATCCACGCATGGACCGATGAAACACTGGAAAGCGTGAAAGAGGCCGATATCGCAATAGTCGATGGAACCTTCTGGAATGAGGAAGAAATCGACCGTTATGAGGAAGTACCTCACCCGGTTATGAAGGAGACAATGCACAAGACCGAGGACTGGGACACAGAAATCTACTTCACACACCTCAACCACACAAATCCTGCACTAAGGCCTGACTCTGAGGAAAGACAGGAAATTAAGGAAAGAGGATTCGGAGTAGTAGAAGAAGGCCAGGAATTCGAGATTTGA
- a CDS encoding acyltransferase: MSRKDRLEVHDFPGEKNSLRFWTDIFGYTRTFRNILLATVSRYLPIRAKNYTLRRVGVDLGSNCSIAFDATMDLFRPDLISIGDNTIVGYDSVILTHEALQDEMRIGEVEIGENVMIGARCIVLPGVKIGDGATVSAGSLVNRDVEEGEFVGGVPIENLGDRE, from the coding sequence ATGTCACGAAAAGATCGGCTTGAGGTCCATGATTTTCCTGGTGAGAAGAATTCTCTGAGGTTCTGGACTGATATTTTTGGTTATACAAGGACCTTCAGGAATATTTTGCTGGCCACTGTTTCCCGTTATCTGCCTATCCGGGCCAAGAATTATACTTTGAGAAGGGTTGGCGTGGATCTTGGGAGTAACTGTTCTATTGCTTTTGATGCGACTATGGATCTTTTCAGGCCTGATCTGATTTCTATCGGCGATAACACTATTGTCGGTTATGATTCTGTTATTCTTACTCATGAGGCCTTGCAGGATGAGATGAGGATAGGTGAGGTTGAGATAGGTGAGAATGTGATGATTGGTGCTCGGTGTATCGTTCTTCCGGGCGTTAAAATCGGTGATGGAGCTACTGTTTCTGCTGGCTCTCTGGTCAACCGTGATGTTGAGGAAGGAGAGTTTGTTGGCGGTGTTCCTATCGAAAACCTCGGAGATAGAGAATAA
- a CDS encoding DUF1405 domain-containing protein, producing the protein MNQKIPEWQTLKETLMEKDTLLDLAAINVAGTAFGFFFYQEQLAANPIQLWPFIPDSPLATLFAVLTFAFIAHDKRNNLVEALAVIGNLKYGLWTVFVLIYYHEIFYAGNPLWMYLFLLLSHVGMAAQALIILDITKTDIKAFIAASSWFIINDLVDYTLGIHTRLYTPENGPAMIAAGILTAASIIILYLRGFR; encoded by the coding sequence GTGAACCAGAAAATCCCGGAATGGCAGACACTCAAAGAAACACTGATGGAGAAAGACACTCTTCTAGATCTAGCTGCTATAAACGTAGCAGGAACAGCCTTCGGATTCTTCTTCTACCAGGAACAACTAGCAGCCAACCCAATACAACTATGGCCCTTCATACCTGACTCCCCTCTCGCAACACTCTTTGCAGTACTCACCTTCGCGTTTATAGCGCATGATAAAAGAAATAATCTGGTAGAGGCCCTGGCAGTTATAGGGAACCTCAAATACGGCCTCTGGACAGTATTCGTACTCATATACTACCACGAAATATTCTACGCCGGCAATCCTCTCTGGATGTACCTATTCCTACTACTCTCACACGTGGGAATGGCAGCACAGGCCTTAATCATACTTGACATAACAAAAACCGATATCAAGGCCTTCATCGCAGCCTCATCATGGTTCATAATCAACGATCTAGTTGACTACACGCTCGGAATTCATACACGGCTTTACACTCCGGAAAACGGGCCCGCAATGATCGCTGCAGGAATCCTGACAGCGGCCTCTATAATTATTCTCTATCTCCGAGGTTTTCGATAG
- a CDS encoding NUDIX domain-containing protein encodes MADTNQVVQTVIRADEKFFIARRSRDEKWEFIGGKVREGESLREASIREIDEETDVDLEGQINNFETGESYQSRDNEKYTLNPVLIEVKEEFEAELSEEHTEYEWIDLKEFYQYDSLGQYKALENLEIVNGDVSLAVARRGLMYLMLERSDENSSSGKWTFPGGKIEDDESKREAVLRELREETQLDGEVVEAGDPYISEGELGYWRVYPFLVSLEDGEPVLDSEHSDFIWAQPPGLKSIDTLGNLKSLEKLGVLDG; translated from the coding sequence ATGGCTGATACAAACCAGGTTGTTCAGACAGTGATCAGGGCAGATGAAAAGTTCTTTATCGCCAGGAGATCCCGTGATGAGAAATGGGAGTTCATCGGCGGAAAAGTTAGAGAGGGAGAAAGTCTTAGAGAGGCCTCTATCCGGGAGATCGATGAAGAGACCGATGTAGATCTCGAAGGCCAGATCAATAATTTTGAGACTGGTGAAAGCTATCAGAGCAGAGATAACGAAAAATATACTTTGAATCCTGTGTTGATTGAGGTGAAAGAAGAGTTCGAGGCCGAGCTTTCAGAGGAGCATACCGAGTATGAATGGATTGATCTCAAGGAGTTCTATCAGTACGATTCTCTCGGCCAGTACAAGGCCCTGGAAAATCTAGAGATCGTGAACGGGGATGTTTCGCTGGCTGTTGCTCGTAGAGGCCTGATGTATCTTATGTTGGAGAGGTCGGATGAGAACTCAAGTTCCGGGAAATGGACTTTTCCTGGCGGAAAGATTGAGGACGATGAGTCAAAGCGTGAGGCCGTTCTCCGGGAGCTTCGTGAGGAGACCCAGCTTGACGGCGAGGTTGTAGAGGCCGGTGACCCGTACATCAGCGAGGGCGAGCTAGGTTACTGGCGAGTCTACCCTTTCCTAGTAAGCCTGGAAGATGGAGAACCTGTTCTTGACTCCGAGCATTCTGATTTTATCTGGGCTCAGCCACCCGGCCTGAAGTCTATTGATACTCTTGGAAACCTGAAATCTCTTGAGAAACTAGGTGTTCTGGATGGTTGA
- a CDS encoding NUDIX hydrolase, whose protein sequence is MVDFRASTTVVYNSRKQKFLLVKRADTKDRNPGLWEFPGGVVEEDETPREAAIRELHEETGLKGEILKTGDSGIINADIGDIEIHPFLILVQSTDVELSREHTDFQWISREKLGEFETVKGLEKELDAVGIER, encoded by the coding sequence ATGGTTGATTTCAGGGCCTCCACAACTGTAGTCTACAACTCGCGGAAGCAGAAGTTTCTGCTGGTGAAGAGAGCCGACACAAAGGATAGAAACCCAGGCCTGTGGGAGTTTCCTGGCGGCGTGGTAGAGGAAGATGAGACTCCTAGGGAGGCTGCGATCAGAGAGCTTCACGAGGAGACAGGGCTTAAAGGAGAGATTTTGAAGACTGGTGACTCCGGGATAATCAATGCTGATATTGGAGATATCGAGATTCATCCGTTCCTGATTCTTGTGCAGAGCACGGATGTGGAGCTTTCCCGCGAGCACACAGATTTCCAGTGGATTTCACGTGAGAAACTTGGAGAATTTGAAACAGTTAAAGGCCTTGAGAAAGAATTAGATGCGGTAGGGATCGAGAGATAG
- a CDS encoding LamG-like jellyroll fold domain-containing protein — translation MAFQKPVYLLMLFVMFISTVAGSQAFYRFDGSSSTVSDSSANSNALELSSSAISFDGENDYMLGELPDSVAGNESWTVSFWMKYQSTSYRQWVSVIGTEQKNNASHWLIKSGNQAQFGFWSSTQNDFSLDSYEDEWAHVTTVYNKPNSKLKTYVNGDLKDENTVNEDPHLKDGKVSIGSGIYGGRNKFEGQIGDFKLYSAPLSSREVEDLYRYSVVSEKPLLHWPMEEGFGKITDVSGNYTGRFFSTDSSLVYNFEDIEADKVEDRSSNQNTGQLRNILTGSVNGTQRVTGRRGRALDFDGSTSDKVVLSGDSLDGLESFSISLWIKTSKSGTQGIVSGANSNTDNALVFYLYDDNRLRTYLNNNQNTYATPSLEDGSWHHLGWVRNSSENQEYLYVDGDLMDVRTPGSSNPLNISTDGLMLGQEQDSVGGGLTSGQAFDGKIDEVKFFNGTLTSSEISLLYERSPDNPGNSTSMSVTMDYRNSTHLFDTSFYENHAEASAGSSTSLNKSECVVGRCQNFDQGDFYELDDRPSLSTEKGYTVMSWVYADSASAGEEERRVFRHFGGDSLFQIWSDDKMHFYQSVEGDLYAVSHSWDFPHEEWHHVAMSSYYNKSSNQTVLKSFLDGELKATRTAAGKPDGASDRPYISSSFDGRLDEVKYFRESLNSSEISNVIRLNGTDRVHRGMPEKTLDLGFDRPNGSTAYSHANIVSGVNGRSLEFNGYNDAVDVPDSGSLKFGDEITVSAWLNLDSYDSNKEPGRGSHHIYKSGSFGMVTNNNDIHGWITDNGSRRNVFGNNWPRNEWFHTAITFNGSVVKIYQNGNLTGERTYIGDISNSTNTLRIGNAGGFNWGTDGRLDEIKIIRKSLNQSQIKHLYRGQKASIAQSTGSTPMTGRTGQEGLFSSSSYRFDNSGTSGEVEDMFNPSENFSISLWARKNSEWGRGNGFLWKSSEGRLFLKEDSREIFGDGLVFGYRRDGKYRLLSPVYSLEKGKWHHIVAGYSPEKGLSLKVDGNSVDSEPSISENISGSAIGFEGSQFLGEDWNGNIDEVRIFNRSNAESVFN, via the coding sequence ATGGCCTTCCAAAAACCTGTATATCTTCTAATGCTTTTTGTAATGTTTATTTCGACTGTTGCAGGTTCTCAGGCCTTTTACAGATTTGATGGCAGTTCATCCACGGTCTCTGATAGTTCAGCTAACAGTAATGCTCTGGAGTTGTCTTCTTCAGCTATTTCTTTTGATGGAGAGAATGATTACATGCTGGGAGAGCTTCCTGATTCTGTTGCTGGAAATGAGTCCTGGACTGTTTCTTTCTGGATGAAGTATCAGTCTACAAGCTACAGACAGTGGGTTTCCGTCATAGGTACTGAGCAGAAGAATAATGCAAGCCACTGGTTGATCAAGTCAGGGAATCAGGCCCAGTTTGGTTTCTGGAGCAGCACTCAGAATGATTTCAGTCTTGATTCTTATGAGGACGAATGGGCTCATGTCACAACTGTCTACAATAAACCAAACTCAAAGCTGAAAACCTACGTTAACGGAGATTTGAAGGATGAAAACACTGTTAACGAGGATCCACATCTGAAAGATGGAAAGGTATCTATCGGTAGCGGAATCTACGGTGGCAGAAACAAGTTTGAGGGCCAGATCGGGGATTTCAAGTTATACAGCGCTCCTCTCAGTTCCAGAGAGGTAGAAGATCTTTACAGGTATTCTGTAGTTTCTGAGAAACCTCTTCTGCACTGGCCTATGGAAGAAGGTTTCGGAAAAATTACGGATGTATCAGGTAATTATACAGGCCGGTTTTTCTCTACTGATTCCTCTCTAGTCTATAATTTTGAGGATATAGAGGCCGATAAGGTTGAGGATAGATCCTCTAATCAGAATACGGGCCAGCTCAGGAATATTTTAACGGGTTCGGTAAATGGGACTCAGAGAGTGACGGGCCGGAGAGGTAGGGCTCTGGATTTTGATGGAAGTACTTCTGACAAAGTTGTTCTTTCCGGTGATTCTCTTGACGGCCTTGAAAGCTTCTCTATATCTCTCTGGATTAAGACGAGCAAGTCCGGAACACAGGGTATTGTGAGCGGAGCCAACTCAAATACCGATAATGCTCTTGTATTTTATCTTTACGATGATAATCGGCTGCGTACCTACCTGAACAATAATCAGAATACCTATGCTACTCCAAGCCTTGAGGATGGTTCCTGGCATCATCTTGGCTGGGTTCGAAACAGTTCAGAAAATCAGGAGTACCTGTATGTGGATGGCGATCTCATGGACGTCAGGACACCAGGATCCTCCAACCCTCTTAACATTTCTACAGATGGCCTGATGCTGGGCCAGGAGCAGGACAGCGTTGGTGGAGGTCTGACCAGCGGCCAGGCATTCGACGGAAAAATTGACGAGGTCAAGTTCTTCAATGGCACACTTACTAGTTCAGAGATATCACTTCTCTACGAGAGAAGCCCCGATAATCCTGGTAACTCTACCTCTATGAGTGTGACTATGGATTACAGGAATTCCACGCATTTGTTTGATACTTCTTTCTATGAGAATCATGCTGAGGCCTCCGCCGGAAGTTCTACCTCCTTGAACAAGTCTGAGTGTGTTGTAGGCCGTTGCCAGAACTTTGATCAGGGCGATTTCTACGAGCTGGATGACAGGCCTTCGCTTTCAACGGAAAAAGGTTATACTGTGATGTCATGGGTATATGCTGATTCTGCTTCTGCTGGGGAAGAGGAAAGAAGAGTTTTCCGGCATTTTGGCGGAGACAGTCTTTTCCAGATCTGGAGCGATGATAAAATGCATTTCTACCAGTCAGTTGAAGGGGATCTTTACGCTGTTTCTCATAGCTGGGACTTTCCTCATGAGGAGTGGCATCACGTGGCAATGAGTTCTTACTACAATAAGTCATCGAATCAGACTGTTCTGAAAAGCTTTCTTGACGGCGAGTTAAAGGCCACAAGGACGGCTGCTGGGAAACCTGATGGCGCCAGTGATAGGCCTTATATTTCATCAAGCTTTGATGGCAGGCTGGATGAGGTCAAGTATTTCAGAGAGTCTTTGAACAGTTCCGAGATATCGAATGTAATCCGGCTTAATGGGACGGACAGAGTGCATAGAGGTATGCCTGAGAAAACTCTTGATCTAGGTTTTGACAGGCCTAACGGTTCCACGGCTTACAGCCATGCAAATATTGTTTCAGGAGTGAATGGGAGAAGCCTGGAGTTTAATGGATACAACGATGCTGTGGATGTTCCTGACAGCGGAAGCCTCAAGTTCGGTGATGAAATTACAGTGAGCGCTTGGCTTAACTTGGACAGCTATGACTCCAATAAGGAGCCCGGACGCGGTTCGCATCATATCTATAAGTCCGGTTCTTTCGGAATGGTTACCAACAACAACGATATCCATGGATGGATTACAGATAATGGTTCAAGGAGAAATGTTTTCGGAAATAACTGGCCTAGAAACGAATGGTTTCATACCGCGATAACATTCAATGGATCAGTGGTGAAAATCTATCAGAACGGGAATTTAACCGGTGAAAGAACCTATATCGGCGATATCTCAAACAGCACCAATACACTTAGAATAGGTAATGCCGGAGGATTCAACTGGGGAACGGACGGACGACTGGATGAAATCAAGATAATCAGAAAATCCCTCAACCAGTCACAGATCAAACACCTTTACAGAGGGCAGAAGGCCTCTATAGCACAGTCCACAGGATCAACTCCTATGACTGGCAGAACAGGTCAGGAAGGCCTATTCAGCTCTTCAAGTTACAGATTTGACAATTCAGGAACTTCTGGAGAGGTCGAAGACATGTTTAATCCTTCTGAAAACTTCAGTATTTCTCTCTGGGCCAGAAAGAACAGCGAATGGGGCCGCGGTAACGGTTTTCTCTGGAAAAGTTCGGAGGGCAGACTATTCCTGAAAGAGGATTCGCGCGAAATATTTGGTGATGGTCTCGTCTTTGGTTATCGGAGGGATGGAAAATATCGTCTTCTGAGCCCGGTTTACAGTCTTGAGAAAGGTAAATGGCACCACATTGTTGCAGGGTATTCTCCGGAAAAAGGCCTTTCTCTGAAGGTTGACGGCAATAGCGTTGATAGCGAGCCCTCTATTTCTGAGAATATTTCGGGCAGTGCAATTGGTTTTGAAGGGTCTCAGTTCCTAGGAGAGGACTGGAATGGTAATATCGATGAGGTTCGGATCTTTAACAGGTCAAACGCTGAATCAGTCTTTAACTAG
- a CDS encoding NUDIX hydrolase: protein MIEVAKAVTYHPEDGELLIVRRSEKDSNPMKWEFPGGGVEEEDARMTAERELHEETGLKGEIIEKSAEAEIIIDNRQFRFHVFLTHVESKEVELSHEHVEYEWISVEEAENFDTVDGFEKDLEAVNL, encoded by the coding sequence ATGATTGAAGTTGCAAAGGCCGTTACATATCATCCTGAGGACGGCGAGTTGTTGATTGTTAGAAGGTCAGAAAAGGACTCTAATCCTATGAAGTGGGAGTTTCCTGGTGGAGGAGTTGAAGAGGAGGATGCCAGGATGACAGCTGAAAGAGAGCTGCATGAGGAGACAGGTCTGAAGGGAGAGATAATTGAGAAATCTGCAGAGGCCGAAATAATTATAGATAATAGACAGTTCCGCTTCCACGTGTTTCTGACACATGTAGAATCAAAAGAAGTTGAGCTAAGCCACGAACATGTCGAGTACGAGTGGATAAGTGTTGAAGAGGCCGAAAACTTTGATACCGTGGATGGCTTCGAGAAAGACCTGGAGGCTGTTAATCTATGA
- a CDS encoding NUDIX domain-containing protein gives MSRESFRTVVKALITYRGEILIGKKEEEEGHPISGEWHLLGGHLEYGEQVEEAIEREVEEETGLEVDVHQTVDVMTFAWSDGEKDSLQIVFHCESEEKDAEALDDLSEVKWVEPGEITDFVHSEEAERLEERKDQAQFLEKMEKAPF, from the coding sequence ATGAGTAGAGAAAGTTTTCGTACAGTGGTCAAGGCCTTGATCACTTACAGAGGAGAAATTTTGATTGGTAAAAAAGAGGAAGAAGAAGGCCATCCAATCAGCGGAGAATGGCATCTTCTGGGAGGCCACCTTGAATACGGAGAACAGGTCGAAGAAGCTATTGAAAGAGAGGTGGAAGAGGAGACAGGCCTTGAAGTTGATGTGCATCAGACAGTGGATGTAATGACCTTTGCATGGAGTGATGGAGAAAAGGATTCTCTTCAGATAGTTTTCCACTGTGAATCCGAAGAAAAAGATGCCGAGGCCCTTGATGATCTTTCAGAGGTTAAATGGGTTGAACCCGGCGAGATAACAGATTTTGTTCACTCGGAGGAAGCTGAGAGACTTGAGGAACGGAAGGATCAGGCCCAGTTCCTTGAGAAAATGGAGAAAGCTCCTTTCTAG